Proteins encoded together in one Pseudomonas sp. ADAK13 window:
- a CDS encoding fimbrial biogenesis chaperone: protein MFAASRRYWVAGFIGLVALGAGQAQAASSVLIWPIDPVLEADQQASALWLENRGTETANLQIRVFAWSQGGFDEQYQNQRDVIGSPPVAKIEPGQKQLVRLTRTREVPPGQELAYRIIIDEIPAAAPETPAADGKTAAAIRFQMRYSVPLFAYGAGLWSKEDATRQRDPKGAGKPDLSWKKVSVGGRNYVEMRNQGAVHARLTDVAFKQGGQTRPLVDGLLGYVLPGATMRWLVPEGVAGDQPLQVRVNGATQLESLAPGR, encoded by the coding sequence ATGTTTGCAGCTTCCCGGCGGTATTGGGTTGCGGGTTTTATCGGTTTGGTGGCGTTGGGTGCGGGGCAGGCCCAGGCCGCCAGCTCAGTGCTGATCTGGCCCATCGACCCGGTGCTGGAGGCCGATCAACAGGCCAGCGCCTTGTGGTTGGAGAACCGCGGTACAGAGACCGCCAACCTGCAGATTCGAGTGTTTGCCTGGAGCCAGGGCGGGTTTGACGAGCAGTACCAGAACCAGCGCGACGTGATTGGCAGCCCGCCGGTGGCGAAGATCGAGCCGGGGCAAAAACAACTGGTGCGCCTGACCCGTACCCGCGAAGTGCCGCCGGGCCAGGAGCTGGCGTATCGGATCATCATCGACGAAATTCCTGCCGCCGCCCCTGAAACGCCCGCCGCTGACGGCAAGACAGCCGCCGCGATCCGCTTTCAGATGCGCTATTCGGTACCCTTGTTCGCCTACGGCGCAGGCCTGTGGAGCAAGGAAGACGCCACCCGCCAACGCGACCCCAAGGGCGCGGGCAAACCTGACTTGAGCTGGAAAAAAGTCAGCGTCGGCGGGCGCAACTATGTGGAGATGCGCAACCAGGGCGCGGTGCACGCGCGGCTGACCGATGTGGCGTTCAAGCAGGGCGGGCAAACCCGGCCGCTGGTGGACGGCCTGCTGGGCTATGTGCTGCCGGGGGCGACCATGCGCTGGCTGGTGCCGGAAGGGGTCGCTGGCGATCAGCCGTTGCAGGTGCGGGTCAATGGCGCAACGCAACTGGAGAGTCTTGCACCGGGACGGTAA
- a CDS encoding Csu type fimbrial protein — translation MKRACWATLAVITGWGMPLSLLAVTSQTIQVSATIAAGCLVVGGGTNYGSLAFGSYSSLSTSTVSVALSGGVTLQCTPGVTLNMTVDGGLHNVGGRRMQLNSGSAQVAYQLFRDAAFSQSLGISQSVSVSYSNANAITLPIYGRVVLPGNQPGGTYSDVLQVQLSW, via the coding sequence ATGAAGCGGGCCTGCTGGGCGACGCTGGCGGTCATCACCGGTTGGGGGATGCCGTTGTCGTTGCTGGCGGTGACCAGCCAGACAATCCAGGTCAGCGCGACGATTGCCGCGGGCTGCCTGGTGGTGGGCGGCGGCACGAATTACGGCAGCCTGGCGTTCGGCAGCTATTCGTCGTTGTCGACCAGTACGGTCTCGGTGGCGCTGAGCGGCGGGGTAACGCTGCAGTGCACGCCGGGCGTCACCTTGAACATGACCGTGGATGGCGGTTTGCACAACGTCGGTGGCCGGCGCATGCAGCTCAATAGTGGCAGTGCCCAAGTGGCGTATCAGCTGTTTCGGGACGCGGCATTTAGCCAAAGCCTGGGGATCAGCCAAAGCGTCAGCGTGAGCTACAGCAACGCAAACGCTATAACCCTGCCGATTTACGGCCGGGTGGTGTTACCGGGTAATCAGCCTGGGGGGACGTACAGCGACGTGCTGCAGGTGCAGCTGTCCTGGTAA
- a CDS encoding Csu type fimbrial protein: MHALVSKAVFPLMALVWVSSAQTATTVTGQISSTLILTNSCLVNGVGGTTGLNFGTINFGTTNSQFTTQSGQVLGGGGGALSIQCSSGTSPVITVGAGSHDGQSTGGTRALYDGVANYVPYDFYTDTGHSSILAINGTINLAPSTGVAQTVNIYGQAVGKTGLPAGTYTDTVSVQLTF, from the coding sequence ATGCATGCACTTGTTTCGAAAGCAGTTTTTCCACTGATGGCACTGGTCTGGGTGTCGAGTGCCCAGACGGCCACCACGGTCACCGGGCAGATCAGCTCGACCCTGATCCTGACCAACAGTTGCCTGGTCAACGGCGTCGGCGGCACCACCGGGTTGAACTTCGGTACGATCAATTTCGGTACCACCAACAGCCAGTTCACCACGCAGTCCGGCCAGGTGCTGGGCGGCGGCGGGGGCGCGTTGTCGATTCAGTGTTCATCGGGCACCTCGCCGGTGATCACTGTGGGGGCCGGGTCCCATGACGGCCAATCCACCGGCGGCACCCGGGCGCTGTACGACGGCGTCGCCAATTACGTGCCGTACGACTTCTACACCGACACCGGGCATTCATCGATCCTGGCGATCAACGGCACCATCAACCTCGCCCCGAGCACCGGCGTTGCGCAAACCGTGAATATCTACGGCCAGGCCGTGGGCAAGACGGGGCTGCCGGCCGGTACCTATACCGACACGGTGTCCGTGCAACTGACGTTCTAG
- a CDS encoding Csu type fimbrial protein, giving the protein MVSRALACIVLGGLLLLAEDAQAAAVTGQIHARLVITASCQVSKGADSAPVSPDGGSALLDFGSHGPTWDNRLGASVSDGDKAALAVSCNPSVVSSFTVTIDGGAHGDGTTRRLSNGRQTIPYRLSADPAGRNTYSIGQQRNFVVTKGAQVPIPVFGSVVANTRALPAGIYTDTLTVTLDW; this is encoded by the coding sequence ATGGTAAGCCGGGCCCTGGCCTGCATCGTGCTGGGCGGCCTGTTGCTCCTGGCGGAGGACGCCCAGGCGGCGGCGGTCACCGGTCAGATTCACGCGCGGCTGGTGATTACTGCCAGTTGCCAGGTGAGCAAAGGCGCCGACAGCGCGCCGGTCAGCCCCGACGGAGGCTCGGCCTTGCTGGACTTTGGCAGCCACGGGCCCACCTGGGACAACCGCCTGGGTGCCAGTGTCAGTGACGGCGACAAGGCGGCGCTGGCGGTCTCCTGCAACCCGTCGGTGGTGAGCAGCTTCACCGTGACCATCGACGGCGGCGCTCATGGCGACGGCACCACCCGGCGCCTGAGCAATGGCCGCCAAACCATACCGTATCGGCTGTCGGCCGACCCCGCAGGCCGGAACACCTACAGCATCGGCCAGCAACGCAATTTCGTCGTGACCAAGGGCGCACAAGTACCGATCCCGGTATTCGGCTCGGTGGTGGCGAATACCAGGGCCCTACCGGCCGGCATCTACACAGACACCCTGACGGTGACTCTGGATTGGTAA
- a CDS encoding Csu type fimbrial protein, translated as MSAMLCNTVYGAQLQVEVRIDVQRGCQLVGTAREAGIEQLGVLDFGSSSRLDDPAGPLSAALISQRQPRLECNPDTPYQVRVDGGLHGGVGDVRYLGAAAPSIKPIPYRIYADAARRIPLAVDVPVSGRVPDSGTVDLPLYGRIEPLKEVPAVGRYSDLLKVTVTW; from the coding sequence ATGAGCGCGATGCTCTGCAACACGGTTTATGGCGCTCAGCTCCAGGTTGAAGTGCGCATCGACGTGCAGCGCGGTTGCCAACTGGTGGGCACCGCCCGCGAGGCCGGCATCGAGCAACTCGGCGTGCTGGATTTTGGCAGCAGTTCCCGTCTGGATGACCCGGCGGGCCCGTTGAGTGCTGCCTTGATCAGCCAGCGCCAGCCACGCCTGGAGTGCAACCCGGATACGCCGTATCAGGTGCGTGTCGACGGCGGCCTGCATGGCGGCGTGGGTGACGTGCGTTACCTGGGCGCCGCCGCCCCTTCGATCAAACCCATTCCTTACCGCATTTATGCCGACGCGGCGCGTCGTATCCCCTTGGCCGTGGACGTACCGGTGAGTGGCCGCGTGCCTGATTCCGGCACGGTGGACCTGCCGCTCTATGGGCGCATTGAGCCGCTCAAGGAAGTCCCGGCGGTGGGGCGTTATTCCGACCTGCTCAAAGTGACGGTGACATGGTAA
- the zapE gene encoding cell division protein ZapE — protein MAALPPLLKRLLGKPAAPDSAPGITTFFQDKARQQGYTLSASQLQVIACMARQTAHLLAGRPTRSLYLHGAVGRGKSWLLDGFFQALPIAEKQRVHFHDFFARLHRGMFTHRQQRDALAVTLDELLESCRVLCFDEFHVHDIGDAMLISRLFKALFRRGVWVLVTSNYPPAGLLPNPLYHQRFKPVIELISARMDVMEVSAPQDYRGLAQAHGEQRFTTGQFVWPGTPAQREALDLPSADHAPISLAVGARKLIARRHQGRSIAFTFSDLCEQPTAVMDYLQLCRDYDRWIIDGLPHLADCPIAAQQRFINLVDVLYDQDKQLTLIGEQPLEQSLGGQAIDLARTASRLGQLQKIGPQPAIMSAIHAPIAE, from the coding sequence TTGGCTGCGTTACCGCCCCTGCTCAAACGGTTGCTGGGTAAACCTGCGGCGCCTGATTCCGCCCCCGGCATTACGACTTTTTTCCAGGACAAGGCCCGGCAACAGGGCTACACCCTCAGCGCCAGCCAGCTGCAGGTCATCGCGTGCATGGCCCGGCAAACCGCCCACCTGCTGGCCGGCCGTCCAACCCGCAGCCTGTACCTGCACGGTGCCGTGGGCCGGGGCAAAAGCTGGTTGCTGGACGGTTTTTTCCAGGCGCTGCCGATTGCCGAGAAGCAGCGCGTGCACTTTCACGATTTTTTCGCCCGCCTGCACCGCGGCATGTTTACCCATCGCCAGCAGCGCGACGCCCTGGCCGTGACCCTGGACGAACTGCTCGAAAGCTGCCGCGTGCTGTGCTTCGACGAGTTTCACGTGCATGACATCGGCGACGCGATGCTGATCAGCCGTCTGTTCAAGGCCCTGTTCCGGCGCGGGGTGTGGGTGCTGGTTACCTCCAATTACCCGCCCGCCGGGTTGTTGCCGAACCCGCTGTACCACCAGCGCTTCAAGCCGGTGATCGAGCTGATCAGTGCGCGCATGGACGTGATGGAAGTCAGCGCGCCCCAGGATTATCGCGGCCTGGCCCAGGCTCACGGTGAGCAGCGTTTCACCACCGGCCAGTTCGTCTGGCCGGGTACACCCGCGCAACGCGAGGCTCTGGATCTGCCGTCAGCGGATCACGCCCCGATCAGCCTGGCCGTCGGTGCCCGGAAACTGATTGCCCGCAGGCACCAGGGCCGCAGCATCGCCTTCACCTTCAGCGACCTGTGCGAGCAACCGACCGCCGTCATGGACTATCTGCAACTGTGCCGCGACTACGACCGCTGGATCATCGATGGCCTGCCACACCTGGCGGATTGCCCGATTGCCGCCCAACAACGCTTTATCAACCTGGTGGACGTACTTTACGACCAGGACAAGCAACTGACGCTGATCGGCGAGCAGCCGCTGGAGCAATCCCTGGGTGGCCAGGCCATCGACCTGGCGCGCACCGCCAGCCGCCTGGGGCAGTTGCAGAAGATCGGGCCACAACCCGCTATCATGAGCGCCATTCACGCCCCTATTGCCGAGTGA
- a CDS encoding leucine-rich repeat-containing protein kinase family protein: MDTLAQLKAGQLAGIKRLDLRCGLTEFPREIFDLADSLEILNLTGNALSSLPDDLHRLPHLRVLFCSENAFTELPECLGQCAQLSMIGFKSNQISSVPAAALPPLLRWLILTDNRISQLPSELGERPLLQKLMLAGNHLEHLPPSLAQCKNLELIRIASNRMTRLPDWLLTLPSLTWLAYAGNPVEMAVEVARDDATPNIPWSELALGEVLGEGASGIIRKASWTPPTGPAKAVAVKLYKGSITSDGSPLHEMHACIAAGLHANLIKVEGRVVGHPEGQAALVMQLIEPSYRNLAALPSLASCTRDIYEPSTRFSADVALRMARGIASVAAHLHEQGITHGDLYGHNILWNEAGECLLGDFGAASFHARVDSLETRALQRIEVRAFGVLLGELLERIDAGLSEEKRVALESLRDNCCQPEVLARPGFEEITTLLRSS, encoded by the coding sequence ATGGATACCCTTGCCCAACTCAAGGCCGGCCAATTGGCCGGTATCAAACGCCTGGACCTGCGCTGCGGGCTGACCGAGTTCCCCCGGGAAATCTTCGACCTGGCCGACTCCCTGGAAATCCTCAACCTCACCGGCAACGCCCTCAGCAGCCTGCCGGATGACCTGCACCGCCTGCCCCATTTACGCGTGCTGTTCTGTTCGGAAAACGCCTTTACCGAGCTGCCGGAATGCCTGGGCCAATGCGCACAGCTGAGCATGATCGGCTTCAAGTCGAACCAGATCAGCAGCGTCCCGGCGGCCGCCTTGCCGCCCCTGCTGCGCTGGCTGATCCTCACCGACAACCGCATCAGCCAGTTGCCGAGCGAACTGGGTGAACGGCCATTGCTGCAAAAACTGATGCTGGCCGGCAACCACCTGGAGCACCTGCCGCCAAGCCTGGCCCAGTGCAAAAACCTCGAACTGATCCGCATCGCCTCCAACCGCATGACCCGCCTGCCGGACTGGTTGCTGACCCTGCCGAGCCTGACCTGGCTGGCCTACGCCGGCAACCCGGTGGAAATGGCCGTGGAAGTGGCTCGCGATGACGCGACGCCGAACATTCCCTGGTCAGAGTTGGCACTGGGCGAGGTGCTCGGCGAAGGCGCTTCGGGGATCATCCGCAAGGCGTCCTGGACCCCGCCCACCGGGCCGGCCAAGGCGGTCGCGGTCAAACTGTATAAAGGCAGCATCACCAGCGACGGCTCGCCGTTACACGAAATGCACGCCTGCATCGCCGCCGGGTTGCATGCCAATTTGATCAAGGTAGAAGGCCGGGTCGTCGGCCATCCCGAAGGCCAGGCGGCGCTGGTGATGCAACTGATCGAGCCGAGCTACCGCAACCTCGCGGCCCTGCCGAGCCTGGCGTCGTGCACCCGTGATATCTACGAACCCAGCACCCGCTTCAGCGCGGACGTGGCGTTGCGCATGGCGCGAGGCATTGCTTCAGTGGCGGCGCACCTGCACGAGCAAGGCATCACCCACGGCGATCTGTACGGCCATAACATTCTGTGGAATGAAGCCGGCGAGTGCCTGCTTGGGGACTTTGGTGCCGCGTCGTTTCACGCCAGGGTCGACAGCCTGGAAACCCGGGCGTTGCAGCGTATCGAAGTGCGGGCGTTCGGGGTGTTGCTGGGGGAGTTGCTGGAACGGATTGATGCGGGGTTGAGCGAGGAGAAACGCGTGGCACTGGAAAGCTTGCGGGATAACTGCTGCCAGCCGGAGGTGCTTGCCCGGCCTGGGTTCGAGGAAATCACAACTCTGTTGCGGTCTTCCTAA
- a CDS encoding YebC/PmpR family DNA-binding transcriptional regulator: MGAQWKVKHKEAASNAKGKIFGKLVKEITIAARNGADTATNAHLRLVVEQAKKASMPKETLERAIKKGAGLLGETVQYHRVTYEGFAPHQVPLIVECVTDNINRTVAEIRVAFRKGQLGASGSVAWDFNHVGLIEASPDSPDADPEMAAIEAGAQDFEEGEEEGTTLFITETTDLDAVQKALPEQGFTVLSAKLGYISKNPVSGLSDEQMAEVEAFLEGLDNHDDVQDMFVGLAG; encoded by the coding sequence ATGGGCGCACAGTGGAAAGTCAAACATAAAGAAGCGGCATCCAATGCCAAGGGCAAGATCTTCGGCAAGCTGGTGAAAGAGATCACCATTGCCGCCCGCAACGGTGCCGACACTGCCACCAACGCACATTTGCGCCTGGTGGTGGAGCAGGCCAAAAAGGCCTCGATGCCCAAGGAAACCCTGGAACGCGCGATCAAGAAAGGCGCCGGTCTGCTCGGTGAGACCGTGCAATACCACCGCGTGACCTACGAAGGGTTTGCCCCGCACCAGGTGCCGCTGATCGTTGAATGCGTGACCGACAACATCAACCGCACCGTGGCGGAAATCCGCGTGGCGTTCCGCAAGGGCCAGCTCGGCGCTTCCGGCTCCGTGGCCTGGGACTTCAACCATGTGGGCCTGATCGAAGCCTCGCCGGACAGCCCGGACGCCGATCCGGAAATGGCTGCGATTGAAGCCGGTGCGCAGGATTTCGAGGAAGGCGAGGAAGAAGGCACCACCTTGTTCATCACCGAAACCACCGACCTGGACGCCGTACAGAAAGCGTTGCCGGAGCAGGGCTTCACCGTATTGTCGGCCAAGCTGGGCTACATCTCGAAAAACCCGGTGAGCGGTTTGAGCGATGAGCAGATGGCCGAAGTCGAAGCCTTCCTGGAAGGTCTGGACAACCATGACGATGTGCAGGATATGTTTGTCGGGTTGGCGGGTTAA
- a CDS encoding MFS transporter: protein MNTPLSSIKRWRVQIFAITWLAYAAFYFTRKAFSVAKPGIVDDPSFPLDKMMMANLDGIYLAAYAVGQFTWGMLADRFGPRVVVLGGLLISAAAALVMGTFATLPIFISCMLIQGLAQSTGWSGLCKNLGSFFPAQQRGRVLGLWSSCYAFGGLVASPFAGWWAYTLIGTWHAAFISSAAVVFVVAALFFIFQRNTPQDVGLPAVEPEPEQTAAEKNASVLEPLRAILRNRTVLTLGLAYFLLKPARYAILLWGPVIVYEQMPSVGKVGAAIVPTAFELAGLLGPIMIGMASDKLFGARRMPACVLSLLALTVALALFMGALHTGSVALVMALLFVMGLTLYGPDSMISSTAAIDFGTAKAGATAAGFVNGCGSVGAILGGLLPGYFDTVTVFIVFAGAALFSSLVLMPYWNARPAVLAQVGDFVPDRERAINPLRT from the coding sequence ATGAATACTCCCTTGAGTAGCATCAAGCGTTGGCGCGTGCAGATTTTCGCTATCACCTGGCTGGCGTACGCGGCCTTCTATTTCACCCGCAAAGCCTTTTCGGTGGCCAAACCGGGGATCGTCGACGACCCGAGTTTCCCGCTGGACAAGATGATGATGGCCAACCTGGATGGCATCTACCTCGCGGCCTATGCCGTCGGCCAGTTCACCTGGGGCATGCTCGCCGACCGTTTCGGGCCGCGTGTGGTGGTGCTCGGCGGGTTGTTGATTTCCGCCGCTGCCGCCTTGGTGATGGGCACGTTCGCCACGTTGCCGATCTTTATCAGTTGCATGCTGATTCAAGGCCTGGCGCAGTCCACCGGCTGGTCGGGGCTGTGCAAGAACCTTGGCAGCTTCTTCCCGGCACAGCAGCGGGGGCGGGTGCTGGGCCTGTGGAGTTCGTGTTACGCCTTTGGTGGCCTGGTGGCGTCGCCGTTTGCCGGATGGTGGGCCTATACGCTGATCGGCACCTGGCATGCGGCGTTTATCTCCAGTGCCGCCGTGGTCTTCGTGGTGGCGGCGCTGTTCTTCATCTTCCAGCGCAACACGCCACAGGATGTGGGGTTGCCGGCAGTGGAACCCGAACCGGAACAGACGGCCGCCGAGAAGAACGCCAGCGTGCTGGAACCGCTGCGGGCCATCTTGCGCAACCGCACCGTGTTGACCCTGGGGCTGGCGTACTTTCTGTTGAAACCGGCGCGTTACGCCATCCTGCTGTGGGGGCCGGTGATTGTGTATGAGCAGATGCCGTCGGTGGGCAAGGTCGGCGCGGCGATTGTGCCGACGGCGTTCGAGCTGGCGGGATTGCTGGGGCCGATCATGATCGGCATGGCTTCCGACAAGTTGTTCGGTGCGCGGCGCATGCCGGCCTGTGTCCTCAGCCTGCTGGCGCTGACCGTGGCCCTGGCACTGTTCATGGGCGCCTTGCACACTGGCAGCGTGGCGCTGGTGATGGCGCTGCTGTTTGTGATGGGCCTGACCCTGTACGGGCCGGACTCGATGATCAGCAGCACCGCCGCCATTGACTTCGGCACCGCCAAGGCCGGCGCGACGGCGGCGGGGTTCGTCAACGGTTGCGGTTCGGTGGGGGCGATCCTCGGCGGCTTGCTGCCGGGCTACTTTGACACGGTCACGGTGTTTATCGTGTTTGCCGGCGCCGCGCTGTTTTCCTCGCTGGTGTTGATGCCCTACTGGAATGCCAGGCCCGCAGTGCTGGCGCAGGTGGGCGACTTTGTGCCGGACCGTGAGCGCGCAATCAATCCCTTGCGCACCTGA